Proteins encoded within one genomic window of Actinoplanes octamycinicus:
- a CDS encoding DUF6986 family protein → MRLSDHDYSEIDGRLAAHDAFLRARYPGERAGRQPVHTVYVPADRLSGFRDWGAIALAAMDEHDFPWPDPAVREKLSREPIEDLRVDFEDGYGVRDDDQEDAAVREAAAILRAGPRPPFVGLRIKSLEAPTRRRALRTLDLFLESFPDPFTITLPKVSGPDQVAAMVAVCERLELGYGLRPGSLTFEIQVELPSAVLAADGTATVARLITAAQGRCTGLHYGTYDYSAAAGVAAAHQSMEHPAADYAKAVMQAAAAQTGVRLSDGSTNILPIGDRAAVHAAWRLHHRLVRRSLERGFYQGWDLHPAQLPSRFAATYAFFRDGRDAAVTRLRRYLDRQDSGILDEPATARALAGYLLRGLDCGALTDAGFPREQLLTLV, encoded by the coding sequence ATGCGCCTGTCCGATCATGATTACTCCGAGATCGATGGGCGCCTCGCTGCCCACGACGCGTTCCTCCGGGCCCGATACCCGGGGGAGCGCGCCGGGCGGCAACCCGTGCACACCGTCTACGTGCCGGCCGACCGGCTCAGCGGGTTCCGCGATTGGGGCGCGATCGCGCTGGCCGCGATGGACGAGCACGATTTTCCGTGGCCCGACCCGGCGGTCCGGGAGAAGCTGAGCCGGGAGCCGATCGAGGACCTGCGCGTCGACTTCGAGGACGGGTACGGCGTTCGCGACGACGACCAGGAGGACGCCGCGGTGCGCGAGGCCGCCGCGATCCTCCGCGCCGGCCCGCGCCCGCCGTTCGTCGGCCTGCGGATCAAGTCGCTGGAGGCGCCCACCCGGCGCCGCGCGCTGCGCACCCTCGACCTGTTCCTGGAGTCCTTTCCGGACCCCTTCACCATCACGCTGCCCAAGGTGAGCGGCCCCGACCAGGTGGCGGCGATGGTCGCGGTCTGCGAGAGACTCGAGCTGGGGTACGGTCTCCGCCCCGGATCTCTGACCTTCGAGATCCAGGTCGAGCTGCCCTCGGCAGTCCTCGCCGCCGATGGCACGGCCACCGTCGCCCGCCTGATCACCGCGGCTCAGGGCCGGTGCACCGGGCTGCACTACGGCACCTACGACTACAGTGCCGCCGCCGGGGTGGCCGCCGCCCACCAGTCGATGGAGCACCCGGCCGCCGACTACGCCAAGGCGGTGATGCAGGCCGCCGCGGCGCAGACCGGTGTGCGCCTGAGCGACGGCTCGACCAACATCCTGCCGATCGGCGACCGCGCCGCCGTGCACGCCGCCTGGCGGTTGCACCACCGGCTGGTCCGCCGGTCCCTGGAGCGCGGGTTCTACCAGGGCTGGGATCTGCACCCGGCGCAGCTGCCCAGCCGATTCGCGGCGACCTACGCGTTCTTCCGCGACGGGCGGGACGCGGCGGTCACCCGGCTGCGGCGCTACCTGGACCGCCAGGACAGCGGCATCCTGGACGAGCCGGCGACGGCCCGTGCCCTGGCGGGCTATCTGCTGCGCGGCCTGGACTGCGGCGCCCTGACGGACGCCGGCTTCCCCCGAGAGCAGCTGCTCACTCTGGTCTGA
- a CDS encoding 8-oxoguanine deaminase: MIVIENATVATVDARGTEYTGGHVVVGDDGRIAAVGPGVPDISDPCTKIDAGGDLVTPGLVNTHHHLYQWATRGLALDETLFGWLTTLYPIWGRLDAEIVGAAAGAGLGWLALSGCTTSMDHHYVFPRDGGDVLEAEIQAARKIGLRFHPTRGSMDLSRKDGGLPPDHVVEDTDEALAATEAAIDRWHDPSPAATLQIAVAPCSPFSVTTRLMTEAAVLARRKGVRLHTHLAETDDEEEFCRKQFGCTPVEYAERVGWLGDDVWLAHGVHLDDSAIARLGATGTGVAHCPSSNARLGAGMARVRELVDHGVPVGLGVDGAASQEVSHLGAELRQALYTARQRGGPKAMDAREALRLGTIGGARCLGRQDDLGSIEVGKLADLVLWRLDGLGHDGIDDKVAALVFGPPARVELALVGGRPVVERGELVGADEETLTREARRAHRRLLAAER; encoded by the coding sequence GTGATCGTCATCGAGAACGCGACCGTGGCGACCGTCGACGCGCGCGGCACCGAGTACACCGGTGGCCATGTCGTGGTCGGTGACGACGGCCGGATCGCCGCGGTCGGCCCGGGCGTGCCGGACATCTCCGATCCATGCACCAAGATCGATGCTGGCGGCGACCTGGTCACGCCGGGACTGGTCAACACCCACCATCACCTCTACCAGTGGGCGACCAGAGGACTCGCGCTCGACGAGACCCTCTTCGGCTGGCTCACCACGCTCTACCCGATCTGGGGCCGGCTGGACGCGGAGATCGTCGGGGCGGCGGCCGGCGCCGGGCTCGGCTGGCTCGCCCTCTCCGGCTGCACCACCAGCATGGACCACCACTACGTGTTCCCCCGCGACGGCGGCGACGTCCTCGAGGCCGAGATCCAGGCGGCGCGGAAGATCGGCCTGCGCTTCCACCCGACCCGCGGGTCGATGGACCTGAGCCGCAAGGACGGCGGGCTCCCGCCGGACCACGTGGTCGAGGACACCGACGAGGCGCTGGCCGCGACCGAGGCGGCGATCGACCGCTGGCACGACCCGTCACCGGCGGCGACGCTGCAGATCGCGGTCGCCCCCTGCTCGCCGTTCTCGGTCACCACCCGGCTGATGACGGAGGCCGCGGTGCTGGCCCGGCGCAAGGGCGTGCGGCTGCACACCCACCTCGCCGAGACCGACGACGAGGAGGAGTTCTGCCGCAAGCAGTTCGGCTGCACCCCGGTGGAGTACGCGGAGCGGGTCGGCTGGCTCGGCGACGACGTCTGGCTGGCGCACGGCGTGCACCTGGACGACTCGGCGATCGCCAGGCTCGGCGCCACCGGGACCGGGGTGGCGCACTGCCCGAGTTCCAACGCGCGCCTCGGCGCCGGCATGGCCCGGGTGCGTGAGCTGGTCGATCACGGGGTCCCGGTCGGGCTGGGCGTGGACGGCGCGGCCTCGCAGGAGGTCTCCCATCTGGGCGCCGAGTTGCGGCAGGCGCTCTACACCGCCCGGCAGCGCGGCGGGCCGAAAGCGATGGACGCCCGGGAGGCGCTGCGGCTCGGCACCATCGGCGGTGCCCGGTGCCTGGGCCGGCAGGACGACCTCGGGTCGATCGAGGTGGGCAAGCTGGCCGACCTGGTGCTGTGGCGGCTCGACGGGCTGGGGCACGACGGCATCGACGACAAGGTGGCGGCGCTGGTCTTCGGTCCGCCGGCCCGGGTCGAGCTGGCGCTGGTCGGCGGTCGCCCGGTGGTCGAGCGGGGCGAGCTGGTCGGCGCGGACGAGGAGACGCTGACGAGAGAGGCGAGGAGAGCGCACCGTCGTCTGCTGGCAGCGGAGCGTTAA
- the pucL gene encoding factor-independent urate hydroxylase, with translation MLGPNRYGKAETRLVRVHRDGDTHGLVDLNVSVALAGDLTATHQTGDNSGVLPTDTMKNTVYAFAKQHGVGEPEEFALLLARHFVRTQGHLDSARVTVESFAWDRLGPHSFQRRGDHTRTTAVTVTREAVQVVSGVTGLVLMNTTASEFHGFVKDRYTTLPETRDRILATAVDAKWRHLSDEADWGKSFQGALDAMTSAFVNTYSLSLQQTLLSMGTMALTARPEIAEIRLALPNKHHYLVDLSPFGLENENEVFIAGDRPYGLIEGTVTRDDVPPAASEWYL, from the coding sequence GTGCTCGGACCCAATCGTTACGGCAAGGCGGAGACCCGGCTGGTCCGGGTGCACCGCGACGGTGACACGCACGGCCTGGTGGACCTCAATGTCAGCGTCGCCCTGGCCGGCGATCTGACCGCCACCCACCAGACCGGCGACAACTCCGGCGTGCTGCCCACCGACACGATGAAGAACACCGTGTACGCGTTCGCCAAGCAGCACGGCGTCGGCGAGCCGGAGGAGTTCGCCCTGCTGCTGGCCCGGCACTTCGTCCGGACCCAGGGCCACCTGGACTCGGCCCGGGTGACCGTCGAGTCGTTCGCCTGGGACCGGCTCGGCCCGCACTCCTTCCAGCGACGTGGCGACCACACCCGGACCACCGCGGTCACCGTGACCCGGGAGGCCGTCCAGGTGGTCTCCGGCGTCACCGGGCTGGTGCTGATGAACACCACCGCGTCGGAGTTCCACGGGTTCGTCAAGGACCGCTATACGACCCTGCCGGAGACGAGAGACCGGATCCTGGCCACCGCGGTGGACGCGAAATGGCGGCACCTGAGCGACGAGGCCGACTGGGGCAAGTCGTTCCAGGGCGCGCTCGACGCGATGACGAGTGCGTTCGTGAACACGTACAGCCTGTCCCTGCAGCAGACGCTGTTGTCGATGGGCACGATGGCGCTCACCGCCCGGCCGGAGATCGCGGAGATCCGGCTGGCGCTGCCGAACAAGCATCACTACCTGGTGGATCTGTCGCCGTTCGGCCTGGAGAACGAGAACGAGGTGTTCATCGCGGGGGACCGGCCGTATGGGTTGATCGAGGGCACCGTGACCCGCGACGACGTGCCTCCGGCGGCTTCGGAGTGGTACCTGTGA
- the uraH gene encoding hydroxyisourate hydrolase: MPSDDGTTAEFHARISTHILDTVTGDPARDVYVRLERRDTDGWQTVAEGRTDDDGRLRCQVPMRDWQAGGYRLFFYVEPYLGAECFFPEITVAFHVHDPERHYHVPLLLSRYGYTTYRGS, translated from the coding sequence ATGCCCTCTGACGACGGCACCACCGCCGAGTTCCACGCCCGGATCTCCACCCACATCCTGGACACCGTCACCGGCGACCCGGCCCGGGACGTCTATGTGCGGCTGGAGCGCCGCGACACGGACGGCTGGCAGACCGTGGCCGAGGGCCGCACCGACGACGACGGCCGGCTGCGCTGCCAGGTGCCGATGCGCGACTGGCAGGCCGGTGGCTACCGGCTGTTCTTCTACGTCGAGCCCTACCTCGGCGCGGAGTGCTTCTTCCCGGAGATCACGGTCGCCTTCCACGTCCACGACCCGGAGCGGCACTACCACGTGCCGCTGCTGCTCAGCCGTTACGGCTACACCACCTATCGAGGGAGCTGA
- the uraD gene encoding 2-oxo-4-hydroxy-4-carboxy-5-ureidoimidazoline decarboxylase: MSAVDVFNALPAQRLREQLLACLAAPAWGAAIAAKRPFPDRAAIVAEADAAARALTWDEVLQGLSAHPRIGERAAGASREAAWSRAEQSAAARSADDTTKAALVEANRAYEERFGHVFLIFASGRSQAEILAAARERLDHDEATERAIVADELRKIAGLRLERVLDAL, encoded by the coding sequence ATGAGCGCGGTGGACGTGTTCAACGCGCTGCCGGCCCAGCGCCTGCGGGAGCAGTTGCTCGCCTGCCTGGCCGCGCCGGCCTGGGGCGCCGCGATCGCCGCCAAGCGGCCGTTTCCCGACCGGGCCGCGATCGTGGCCGAGGCCGATGCCGCGGCCCGTGCGCTGACCTGGGACGAGGTCCTGCAGGGCTTGTCCGCGCACCCGCGGATCGGCGAGCGGGCGGCCGGCGCCTCGCGGGAGGCGGCCTGGTCCCGCGCCGAGCAGTCGGCCGCGGCGCGGAGTGCCGACGACACCACCAAGGCCGCGCTGGTTGAGGCCAACCGAGCTTATGAGGAGCGGTTCGGCCACGTGTTCCTGATCTTCGCGAGCGGCCGGAGCCAGGCCGAGATCCTGGCCGCCGCGCGCGAGCGGCTGGACCACGACGAGGCGACCGAGCGGGCGATCGTCGCCGACGAGCTGCGCAAGATCGCCGGGCTGCGGCTGGAGCGGGTGCTCGATGCCCTCTGA
- the hrpB gene encoding ATP-dependent helicase HrpB: MPADTLPDLPVRDLLPEVTATLAESGAAVLVAPPGTGKTTLVPLALAGAGRVIVAEPRRVAARAAARRMAALLGEPVGERVGYAVRGERRVSRRTVVEVVTTGLLVRRLQRDQELSGTTTVVLDECHERHLDSDLALAFLVEVRGVLRPELRLLATSATADAERLAEVLDGPVLTAYARTHPVETVWTPPPGPVAPPHGLRVDPKLLDHVAATTRRALAEGDGDVLVFLPGAREIETVAGRLRGVDAEVLTLHGRQSGTTQDAALRPGPGRRVVLATAIAESSLTVPGVRAVVDCGLSRVPRMDHARGLGALATVPVSRSSATQRAGRAGREAPGRAYRCWSEAQHERLPAQPEPEIAAADLTGFALDLALWGDPEGSGLALPDAPPPGALRAASATLHDLGAIDAAGRVTARGRALAGAGLHPRLARALLDGAPLVGARRAAEIIAVFDDPRSAGDDLVAAVRRARAAGDPGWRAEVRRLTAATDPSPEPPVASSSAPPAGGSRIPDDLAVGLVVGLAYPERVALAREPGGRAYLMAGGTAADLPAESSLAGTRWLAVAAADRAPGARTARIRSAAPLDEETAREVAGPLLTEETEIGWIDGDVVARRVRRLGAITLAGVRLTDPDPAALREALLTGLRTAGLGLLTWSRTAEELRARLAFAHAALGDPWPDVSDAALLDHVEEWLDLGSARRRADLARLDVASALRRLLPWSVAGRLDEVAPERLPVPSGSQIRLDYSDPTAPVLAVKVQEAFGWRDAPRLADGRIPVLLHLLSPAGRPVAVTRDLASFWQQGYPQVRAEMRGRYPRHPWPEDPLTAAPTRRANPRSR, translated from the coding sequence ATCCCCGCCGACACCCTTCCCGATCTCCCGGTCCGCGACCTGCTGCCGGAGGTGACCGCCACGCTGGCCGAGTCCGGCGCGGCGGTGCTGGTCGCGCCGCCGGGCACCGGCAAGACGACGCTGGTCCCGCTGGCCCTGGCCGGCGCGGGCCGGGTCATCGTGGCCGAGCCGCGCCGGGTCGCCGCGCGGGCCGCCGCCCGGCGGATGGCCGCGCTGCTCGGCGAGCCGGTCGGCGAGCGGGTGGGTTATGCGGTGCGCGGCGAGCGCCGCGTCTCCCGCCGCACCGTCGTCGAGGTGGTCACCACCGGGTTGCTGGTCCGCCGCTTGCAGCGAGATCAGGAGCTGTCCGGTACGACGACCGTGGTCCTCGACGAGTGCCACGAGCGACACCTCGACTCCGACCTGGCCCTCGCCTTCCTGGTCGAGGTGCGCGGAGTGCTCCGCCCGGAGCTGCGCCTGCTGGCGACGTCGGCCACCGCGGACGCGGAGCGCCTGGCCGAGGTGCTCGACGGGCCGGTGCTGACGGCGTATGCCCGCACCCACCCGGTCGAGACGGTCTGGACGCCACCACCCGGCCCGGTCGCGCCGCCGCACGGGCTGCGCGTCGATCCGAAACTGCTCGACCACGTGGCCGCCACCACCCGCCGCGCGCTCGCCGAGGGCGACGGTGACGTGCTGGTCTTCCTGCCCGGCGCCCGGGAGATCGAGACCGTCGCCGGCCGGCTGCGCGGGGTGGACGCCGAGGTGCTGACGCTGCACGGCCGCCAGTCCGGGACGACGCAGGACGCCGCGCTGCGCCCCGGGCCGGGCCGCCGGGTGGTGCTGGCCACCGCGATCGCGGAGAGCAGCCTGACCGTGCCCGGGGTGCGCGCGGTGGTCGACTGCGGGCTGAGCCGGGTCCCGCGGATGGATCACGCCCGCGGCCTGGGCGCGCTGGCCACCGTGCCGGTGTCCCGGTCGTCGGCCACCCAGCGCGCCGGGCGGGCCGGCCGTGAGGCGCCCGGGCGCGCCTATCGATGCTGGTCCGAGGCGCAGCACGAGCGGTTGCCGGCTCAGCCGGAGCCGGAGATCGCGGCGGCCGACCTGACCGGGTTCGCGCTCGACCTGGCCCTGTGGGGCGATCCGGAGGGCAGCGGTCTGGCGTTGCCCGACGCCCCTCCGCCGGGTGCGCTGCGGGCCGCGAGCGCGACGCTGCACGACCTCGGCGCGATCGACGCCGCGGGCCGGGTCACCGCTCGCGGGCGGGCCCTGGCCGGCGCGGGCCTGCATCCACGGCTGGCCCGCGCGCTGCTCGACGGCGCGCCGCTGGTCGGCGCCCGCCGCGCCGCCGAGATCATCGCCGTCTTCGACGACCCCCGGTCCGCGGGCGACGACCTGGTCGCGGCAGTCCGCCGGGCCCGGGCCGCGGGTGATCCCGGGTGGCGTGCCGAGGTCCGCCGCCTCACCGCCGCCACCGACCCGTCCCCCGAGCCTCCCGTCGCCTCGTCCTCCGCCCCGCCCGCCGGCGGGAGCCGGATCCCCGACGACCTGGCCGTCGGCCTGGTGGTCGGGCTCGCCTATCCGGAGCGGGTCGCCCTGGCCCGGGAGCCCGGCGGCCGGGCCTACCTGATGGCCGGCGGCACCGCGGCCGATCTGCCGGCCGAGAGTTCGCTGGCCGGGACCCGGTGGCTGGCGGTCGCCGCCGCCGACCGGGCGCCGGGTGCCCGCACCGCGCGGATCCGCAGCGCCGCCCCGCTCGACGAGGAGACCGCCCGCGAGGTGGCCGGCCCGCTGCTCACCGAGGAGACCGAGATCGGCTGGATCGACGGCGACGTGGTGGCCCGCCGGGTGCGTCGCCTCGGCGCGATCACGCTGGCCGGCGTCCGGCTGACCGACCCCGATCCGGCCGCGTTGCGCGAGGCCCTGCTGACCGGCCTGCGCACCGCCGGGCTGGGCCTGCTCACCTGGAGCCGGACGGCCGAGGAGCTGCGGGCCCGGCTGGCGTTCGCCCACGCGGCGCTCGGTGACCCGTGGCCGGACGTCTCGGACGCCGCCCTGCTCGACCACGTCGAGGAGTGGCTGGACCTCGGGTCCGCCCGGCGCCGCGCCGACCTGGCGAGACTCGACGTGGCGTCGGCCCTGCGCCGGCTGCTGCCCTGGTCGGTGGCGGGCCGGCTCGACGAGGTCGCCCCGGAGCGGCTGCCGGTGCCGAGCGGCTCGCAGATCCGGCTGGACTATTCCGACCCGACCGCCCCGGTGCTCGCGGTGAAGGTGCAGGAGGCGTTCGGCTGGCGGGACGCCCCGCGGCTGGCCGACGGCCGGATCCCGGTCCTGCTGCACCTGCTCTCCCCGGCCGGCCGGCCGGTGGCCGTCACCCGCGACCTGGCCTCGTTCTGGCAGCAGGGCTATCCGCAGGTCCGGGCCGAGATGCGCGGCCGCTACCCGCGCCATCCGTGGCCGGAGGACCCGCTGACCGCCGCGCCCACCCGCCGCGCCAACCCCCGCTCCCGCTGA
- a CDS encoding class I SAM-dependent methyltransferase produces MTSTFTPGEKTWLAHLGTLRQVVRQELVARQLAERLRPDPQRVLDVGCGQGSQALRLARLGHEVTALDSSEPMLAELTRSLEREPAQVRDRVQVVRADASRLAGTFSPGCFDVVLCHGVLMYFADPGPLLTDLARMLAPGGTLSLLVRNGDGLAMRPGLLGDWAAAGEAFDSSAYRNRLGVAARADRLADLTAALAGRGLEVFAWYGVRVLTDTAADDAPLPSATELNRILDCETRAGATDPYRGVAALTHVFARRP; encoded by the coding sequence ATGACCAGCACCTTCACCCCGGGCGAGAAGACCTGGCTGGCTCATCTCGGCACCCTGCGCCAGGTGGTCCGCCAGGAGTTGGTCGCCAGGCAGCTGGCCGAGCGCCTGAGACCGGATCCGCAACGGGTCCTCGACGTCGGCTGCGGGCAGGGCAGTCAGGCGCTCCGGCTGGCCCGGCTCGGCCACGAGGTGACCGCGCTGGACTCCTCCGAGCCGATGCTGGCCGAGCTGACCCGCTCGCTGGAGCGGGAGCCCGCCCAGGTCCGTGACCGGGTGCAGGTGGTCCGGGCGGATGCGAGCCGGCTCGCCGGGACGTTCTCGCCGGGCTGCTTCGACGTGGTGCTCTGCCACGGCGTGCTGATGTACTTCGCGGATCCCGGCCCGCTGCTCACCGACCTGGCCCGGATGCTGGCACCGGGCGGCACGCTGTCGCTGCTGGTTCGCAACGGCGACGGCCTCGCGATGCGCCCCGGACTGCTCGGCGACTGGGCGGCGGCGGGGGAGGCGTTCGACTCCTCGGCGTACCGGAACCGGCTCGGCGTGGCCGCCCGGGCCGACCGCCTGGCCGACCTCACCGCGGCCCTGGCCGGCCGTGGTCTCGAGGTCTTCGCCTGGTACGGCGTCCGCGTCCTCACCGACACCGCCGCCGACGACGCGCCCCTGCCCAGCGCCACGGAGCTGAACCGGATCCTCGACTGCGAGACCCGGGCCGGCGCCACCGATCCGTACCGCGGCGTCGCGGCCCTGACCCATGTCTTCGCCCGCCGTCCGTGA
- a CDS encoding putative bifunctional diguanylate cyclase/phosphodiesterase gives MIGTLALALAVVAVGELVGAPRLYTDTAQLAAGAIAAWACLVAARRRTGIPRNWRWLAAGGLAAWSAVRLWWVIQELTGQDRLAHRSIFDIGFVVLPVCMLVGLLGVTRTRLRPIPTSPRRDQIALLIDSVLITGSVLALGWSSSFLNAVTEWDSLTWWTVAYPIADLVLVTMVVLLLTTRPDSPAGRRPLALIGAGLLAFGVADTMRLFELGPSWLEATGHLLGPACIALAALSPPRPAPVPPDLTALPRDWFHLLLPYVPVLVAGVVLLARTVTGHPLTSFQAYLGWLGLGLVVTRQMITILDNTVLLGRVAETQRRLHHQAYHDPLTGLANRALFRERLVLALDSNEHRGTPVAVIFADLDDFKLINDTYGHAMGDRVLHAIGERLRASVRPQDLVARLGGDEFAVVLDQSDAAVPPPAPRPRGGAVSALRRVVGRQRRYVLSAAGIRVSEDARPGGAGRWPGDRARPPAQLRRRTDFLAAGTVLSGAPVSSVPAPRPASSLDGVPASAAPSASLVSAPSADSSAPALSAAAPVGAAAFPTSEADREWVAEAEGVGERVLAALREPYLIDGRSVSVGASIGLVTAEPGDQLSADLLLRRADAAMYAVKRRGKGALIRYTGPVHGPNADLPQLLAGALTGGSPAAAGFQVHYQPIVRLSDRVTVAVEALARWTDPVAGPVHPDVFVTMAERTGLVAAIDDFVLNQACADAHALAERYGRPIDVHVNVSAGRLGQQGLEDAVDAALARHAMPPERLVIEITETLRIPDLPRAAAMVERLRARGVRVALDDFGSGYHALAQLHGLPVDTVKLDSTLTDVDTAPERAGALCGSVLAICAGLGITVVGEGIETEERAAALNDLGCPLGQGYLFGPPARLTDLNQPGGRTEPTA, from the coding sequence TTGATCGGGACTCTGGCGCTCGCCCTCGCGGTGGTCGCGGTCGGTGAGCTCGTGGGCGCGCCCCGGCTCTACACCGACACCGCGCAACTCGCCGCGGGCGCGATCGCGGCCTGGGCCTGCCTGGTCGCGGCGCGCCGCCGCACCGGCATCCCGCGCAACTGGCGGTGGCTGGCGGCCGGCGGGCTGGCCGCCTGGTCCGCGGTCCGGCTCTGGTGGGTGATCCAGGAGCTGACCGGGCAGGACCGGCTGGCGCACCGGAGCATCTTCGACATCGGGTTCGTGGTGCTGCCGGTCTGCATGCTGGTCGGCCTGCTCGGCGTGACCCGGACCCGCCTCCGGCCGATCCCCACCTCGCCGCGGCGCGACCAGATCGCCCTGCTCATCGACAGCGTCCTGATCACCGGGTCGGTGCTGGCGCTGGGCTGGTCCTCGTCCTTCCTGAACGCGGTCACCGAGTGGGACTCGCTGACCTGGTGGACGGTCGCCTACCCGATCGCCGACCTGGTGCTGGTCACCATGGTGGTGCTGCTGCTGACCACCCGGCCCGACTCGCCGGCCGGGCGGCGGCCCCTGGCGCTGATCGGGGCCGGGCTGCTGGCCTTCGGAGTGGCCGACACCATGCGGCTCTTCGAACTCGGCCCCTCCTGGCTGGAGGCCACCGGGCACCTGCTCGGGCCGGCCTGCATCGCGCTCGCCGCGCTCAGCCCGCCGCGCCCGGCGCCGGTCCCGCCGGACCTGACCGCGCTGCCCCGGGACTGGTTCCACCTGCTGCTGCCTTACGTGCCGGTGCTGGTCGCCGGGGTGGTGCTGCTGGCCCGGACGGTGACCGGGCATCCGCTGACGTCCTTCCAGGCATACCTCGGCTGGCTCGGCCTGGGGCTGGTGGTGACCCGGCAGATGATCACCATCCTGGACAACACGGTGCTGCTCGGGCGGGTCGCCGAGACCCAGCGGCGGCTGCACCACCAGGCCTACCACGACCCGCTCACCGGGCTGGCGAACCGTGCCCTGTTCCGCGAGCGCCTGGTGCTGGCACTGGACTCGAACGAGCACCGGGGCACCCCGGTCGCGGTGATCTTCGCGGACCTCGACGACTTCAAGCTGATCAACGACACCTACGGGCACGCGATGGGCGACCGGGTGCTGCACGCGATCGGCGAGAGGCTGCGGGCCTCGGTGCGGCCGCAGGACCTGGTGGCCCGGCTCGGCGGGGACGAGTTCGCGGTGGTGCTGGACCAGAGCGACGCGGCGGTTCCACCGCCGGCGCCGCGACCGCGCGGGGGTGCGGTCTCCGCACTGCGCCGGGTGGTCGGCAGACAGCGACGGTACGTGCTGTCCGCGGCCGGGATCCGGGTGTCCGAGGACGCCCGGCCGGGTGGGGCGGGGCGCTGGCCGGGGGACCGGGCCCGGCCGCCGGCCCAGTTGCGTCGGCGCACCGATTTCCTGGCGGCCGGGACGGTGCTGTCCGGCGCGCCGGTCAGCTCGGTGCCCGCGCCGCGTCCGGCCTCGTCGCTCGACGGGGTGCCCGCCTCCGCCGCGCCGTCGGCCTCCCTGGTGTCCGCGCCTTCCGCGGATTCCTCCGCCCCGGCCTTGTCGGCCGCCGCCCCGGTGGGTGCGGCCGCTTTCCCCACGTCGGAGGCGGACCGGGAGTGGGTGGCCGAGGCGGAAGGGGTCGGCGAGCGGGTGCTGGCCGCCCTCCGCGAGCCGTACCTGATCGACGGCCGCTCGGTCAGCGTCGGGGCCAGCATCGGCCTGGTCACCGCCGAGCCGGGCGACCAGCTCTCCGCCGACCTGCTGCTGCGCCGCGCCGACGCCGCGATGTACGCGGTCAAGCGCCGCGGCAAGGGCGCCCTGATCCGTTACACCGGCCCGGTCCACGGCCCGAACGCCGACCTCCCGCAGCTGCTGGCCGGCGCGCTCACCGGCGGCAGCCCGGCCGCGGCCGGTTTCCAGGTGCATTACCAGCCGATCGTCCGGCTCAGCGACCGCGTCACGGTGGCCGTCGAGGCGCTCGCCCGCTGGACCGACCCGGTCGCCGGTCCGGTCCACCCGGACGTCTTCGTCACCATGGCCGAGCGCACCGGCCTGGTCGCCGCGATCGACGACTTCGTGCTGAACCAGGCCTGCGCCGACGCCCACGCGCTGGCCGAACGGTACGGCCGGCCGATCGACGTGCACGTCAACGTCTCGGCCGGCCGCCTCGGCCAGCAGGGTCTGGAGGACGCCGTCGACGCCGCCCTGGCCCGGCACGCGATGCCGCCGGAACGCCTGGTCATCGAGATCACCGAGACCCTGCGGATCCCGGACCTGCCGCGCGCCGCCGCGATGGTCGAACGCCTCCGCGCCCGGGGCGTCCGCGTCGCCCTGGACGATTTCGGCAGCGGTTACCACGCGCTCGCCCAGCTGCACGGCCTCCCGGTGGACACGGTCAAGCTCGACTCGACGCTGACCGACGTGGACACCGCCCCGGAGCGTGCCGGCGCGCTGTGCGGCTCGGTCCTCGCCATCTGCGCCGGCCTGGGCATCACGGTGGTCGGCGAGGGCATCGAGACGGAGGAGCGCGCCGCGGCCCTGAACGACCTCGGGTGCCCGCTCGGCCAGGGGTACCTTTTCGGGCCCCCGGCCCGCCTGACCGACCTGAACCAGCCCGGCGGCCGGACCGAGCCGACCGCCTAG